AGAAAATGTTGGCGGGACTTGCGAACGCGCAGGCGAAGGCGAATGAGAGCTTGAAAGAGGACGCGACGCTGGGACTTTTTGGACTGGCACGAGCGATGAAGGATCCTGATGTGAATCGGGCGTTGCGATATGGCTTAGCGTTTTTAAAAGGCGTAGGCCAAGAATTGAAGTAAAAATTAGACTCCAGATGTTGCTTATAAACGCGCATCTGGGGTTTTCGTTAGGTGGGGACGATGATGGAGACGACTGCGGGACTTGGGATTCGGCGTTTTAAAGAGGGGCATATGTTTGATGACGTGGCGACGGTGGCCGTGGAATACCCGTTGACGATTTACGTGAACGAGGAGGAGCTGGTGACGATTGTCTGCACGCCGGAATATGCGGAGGATTTGGTAATCGGATTTCTGACTTCGGAGGGGATTGTGCGCGGTGTTGCGGACATTGATCGCGTTGAAATCATTGAGGCGACTGGGCACGCGAAAGTTAGCGCGAACTTTGTGAATAAATTTAATGCCAAATATCGTGCGAAGCGCTATATCACGTCTTGTTGCGGGAAATCGCGCGAGAACTTTTACTTCCAGTCGGACGCATCACTTGTTGAGACGCGAAACGAGACGGATTTAGCGTTACGCCCAGCCGAAATTTTTGATTTGATGTCACGATTTGAAGCAGATTCCGACACATTCCGTAAAACAGGCGGTGTGCATAACGCCGCGCTTTGCAGTCGTGATGAGGTGATTTGCGTGCGGATGGACATTGGGCGGCATAATGCGCTTGATAAAATTTACGGGCATTGCTTGAAATCTGAAATCCCGATGACGGACAAGGCGATCATTTTTAGCGGTCGGATATCCTCGGAGATTTTAGTGAAAACCGCGAAAATCGGTTGTGGTATCATTTTATCGCGCTCGGCACCGACAGAACTCGCGATAGAAATGGCGAGGGAACTCAATATTACGGCTGTTGGTTTTATACGTGGCGATGGTTTTAGCGTTTACAGCGGGCAAAATAGGATTTTAGAGGATTAGAAAGAAACCACGTCTAAGCCCATTAGCAGATGTTTGCGCGGAGAATTAGTAAGTATATGAATCCATAACAAGCAGCTATACATCGAGGGACACCATTTTTTTTCGTAGGAAAAAATAATATCAAATCATACTAATTTTCATGTCTATGCTTTAACTATAAACAAAAATAGCATAAAGGTTGCACGGTGTATTGCATCAATATAAAGCTCAGAATGAACTAGACGTTAAAACGGCATCAAATAAAGCCCAAGCAGCAATTGATGCAGCCCAAGAAAAAGTAGCTGTGACAGTAAAATAATCAATACAATCTAAATACGCTTCCATCGGAGTTCTCTCTGATGGGAGTTTTTTTGCGTTACACTTTCCAAAGGTTTTGCTCTCATTCGCATGGGGTAAATAAGAATTAGCTACAGGAAT
The sequence above is drawn from the Listeria weihenstephanensis genome and encodes:
- the fdhD gene encoding formate dehydrogenase accessory sulfurtransferase FdhD codes for the protein METTAGLGIRRFKEGHMFDDVATVAVEYPLTIYVNEEELVTIVCTPEYAEDLVIGFLTSEGIVRGVADIDRVEIIEATGHAKVSANFVNKFNAKYRAKRYITSCCGKSRENFYFQSDASLVETRNETDLALRPAEIFDLMSRFEADSDTFRKTGGVHNAALCSRDEVICVRMDIGRHNALDKIYGHCLKSEIPMTDKAIIFSGRISSEILVKTAKIGCGIILSRSAPTELAIEMARELNITAVGFIRGDGFSVYSGQNRILED